Proteins from one Tsuneonella aeria genomic window:
- the dapD gene encoding 2,3,4,5-tetrahydropyridine-2,6-dicarboxylate N-succinyltransferase: MSADLAAAIDQAWEDRASVTPGSHDVGRSVAAALELLDSGAARVAEPDGNGGWRVNQWLKKAVLLSFRLNDNAVMDGGSAGAPAFDKVPSKFAGWGENRFRDAGFRVVPGAVVRRGAHIGKGAVLMPSFVNIGAYVGEGTMIDTWATVGSCAQIGANVHISGGAGIGGVLEPIQADPVIIGDGAFIGARSEVAEGVRVGEGAVLSMGVYLGASTRIVDRATGEIHMGAVPPYAVVVPGALPGKALPDGSPGPSLYCAVIVKTVDAQTRSKTGINELLRD, encoded by the coding sequence ATGTCCGCAGACCTTGCCGCCGCCATCGACCAGGCCTGGGAGGACCGCGCGTCGGTCACGCCGGGCAGCCACGACGTCGGCCGCAGCGTAGCGGCCGCGCTGGAGCTGCTGGATTCCGGCGCGGCGCGCGTGGCGGAGCCCGACGGAAACGGCGGCTGGCGGGTGAACCAGTGGCTCAAGAAAGCCGTGCTTCTCAGCTTCCGGCTCAACGATAACGCGGTGATGGACGGCGGCAGCGCCGGGGCCCCCGCGTTTGACAAGGTGCCCAGCAAGTTCGCCGGTTGGGGCGAAAACCGCTTCCGTGACGCCGGTTTCCGGGTGGTGCCCGGCGCGGTGGTCCGCCGCGGCGCGCATATCGGCAAGGGCGCGGTGCTCATGCCCAGCTTCGTCAACATCGGCGCCTACGTCGGCGAAGGCACGATGATCGACACCTGGGCCACCGTCGGAAGCTGCGCGCAGATCGGCGCCAATGTGCATATCTCGGGCGGCGCGGGCATCGGCGGGGTGCTGGAACCTATCCAGGCCGATCCGGTCATCATCGGCGACGGTGCGTTCATCGGCGCGCGCAGCGAAGTGGCCGAAGGGGTGCGGGTTGGCGAAGGGGCGGTGCTGTCGATGGGCGTTTACCTTGGCGCCTCCACCAGGATCGTCGACCGGGCGACGGGCGAAATCCACATGGGCGCCGTCCCGCCTTACGCCGTGGTCGTTCCGGGCGCGCTGCCAGGCAAGGCCTTACCCGACGGCAGCCCGGGGCCCAGCCTCTATTGCGCGGTTATCGTGAAGACGGTCGACGCGCAGACCCGGTCGAAGACGGGGATCAACGAGTTGCTGCGCGATTAG
- a CDS encoding S8 family peptidase, with product MDMMMGLRRLSRYRSGCAVAAMALLSACGGGGGGGPISGPPPAPAPSPTPSPSPTPTPIATPVSTFDTAELRRSDGPSYHNAPTAWAQGASGAGVKIGIVDTGIDTDSPEFAGRIDSASADVAGNGSVEAVDDHGTNVAMIAAAARNNAGIVGIAYSATIVALRADRPGSCASEDDCAFSDRDIAAGIDRAVAAGATVVNLSLGGDSASTVLLDAVRRASAAGTVIVVSAGNEGDGSDPAIDPNQPNPFAAGVRSAGGANVIIVGSVNEQNQFSAFSNRAGGQAQYFLSALGERICCVYENGVLKTTTDASGTFVTLISGTSFSAPQVSGAVALLKQAFPNLTGAQMVDILLSSARDAGAAGTDATYGRGILDIAAAFAPQGATTLAGSTAVVKLGDDVAVGSSAMGDGMQGGLNAVVLDSYGRAYGYDIGQGMRAASVRPRLHGALASGSHQVGGDTGGVAMAFTLNQRPAGHSEWIAPLRLSREEAEGARVLAARVALAIDPQRKAAFGFREGADGLVAQLQGQARPAFLIATDARGDGGFARTSDVSLTYRQQFGRWGITASAEQGKAWLGNLRIEDGRHERVRERRGLHSFSIAADRTFGALDTALGVTWMHERETVLGAHFADALGAAGARTLFLDANAGWSPVPGWRLGAGLRQGWTRADQAGAIGAGSRFVSRAWSADLARHGVFGPSDSLGLRVSQPLRVAGGGLNLTLPVGYDYATLRPLYATRTMALTPSGREIDGELAWRGPLLGGDAAASLFYRADPGHIGGLPDDRGVAVKWSRRF from the coding sequence ATGGACATGATGATGGGGTTGCGCCGTCTGTCGCGGTATCGATCGGGTTGCGCGGTGGCGGCGATGGCGCTGCTGTCGGCTTGCGGCGGAGGCGGGGGTGGCGGCCCGATCAGCGGGCCGCCCCCTGCACCGGCGCCAAGCCCCACGCCGTCGCCAAGCCCGACGCCCACGCCTATCGCAACGCCGGTATCCACCTTCGACACGGCGGAGCTTCGCCGCTCGGACGGGCCCTCGTACCACAATGCGCCCACTGCCTGGGCGCAGGGAGCGAGCGGGGCCGGGGTCAAGATCGGCATCGTCGATACCGGGATCGATACCGACAGCCCGGAATTCGCCGGCCGGATCGACAGCGCCAGCGCCGATGTCGCCGGCAACGGCAGCGTGGAGGCGGTCGACGACCACGGCACGAACGTCGCCATGATCGCGGCGGCGGCACGCAACAATGCCGGGATCGTCGGCATCGCCTACAGCGCCACGATCGTCGCCTTGCGCGCGGATCGTCCGGGCAGCTGTGCGTCCGAAGACGACTGCGCATTTTCGGACCGCGACATTGCCGCGGGTATCGACCGGGCGGTGGCGGCGGGCGCCACGGTCGTCAATCTCAGCCTGGGCGGCGACTCTGCCTCCACGGTTCTGCTCGATGCCGTGCGCCGCGCGTCGGCCGCGGGGACGGTGATCGTGGTGTCTGCCGGCAACGAAGGCGACGGCAGCGATCCGGCCATCGATCCGAACCAGCCCAACCCGTTCGCCGCCGGGGTGCGCAGCGCGGGCGGCGCCAACGTGATCATCGTGGGGTCGGTCAACGAGCAGAATCAGTTCTCCGCCTTCAGCAACCGCGCGGGCGGCCAGGCGCAATACTTCCTGTCGGCGCTGGGTGAGCGGATCTGCTGCGTTTACGAAAACGGCGTGCTGAAGACGACGACCGACGCCAGCGGCACTTTCGTCACGCTGATTTCGGGAACGAGCTTTTCCGCGCCGCAGGTTTCCGGTGCGGTGGCGCTGTTGAAGCAGGCGTTCCCGAACCTGACCGGCGCCCAGATGGTCGATATCCTGCTGTCTAGCGCGCGCGATGCCGGTGCTGCGGGAACGGACGCGACGTACGGGCGCGGAATCCTGGACATCGCGGCCGCGTTCGCGCCGCAGGGTGCGACGACGCTGGCCGGGTCCACCGCCGTCGTCAAACTTGGTGACGACGTCGCGGTCGGGTCGTCGGCCATGGGCGACGGGATGCAGGGCGGGCTCAACGCGGTCGTGCTCGACAGTTACGGCCGCGCCTACGGATACGATATCGGCCAGGGGATGCGCGCGGCGAGCGTGCGGCCGCGCCTGCACGGCGCGCTCGCCAGTGGATCGCACCAGGTTGGCGGCGATACCGGCGGCGTGGCGATGGCATTCACCCTGAACCAGCGCCCCGCCGGCCACAGCGAATGGATCGCCCCGCTTCGGCTGAGCCGGGAGGAGGCGGAGGGCGCGCGGGTGCTGGCGGCGCGTGTCGCGCTGGCCATCGACCCGCAGCGCAAGGCCGCGTTCGGTTTCCGGGAGGGCGCGGACGGGCTCGTCGCGCAGCTACAGGGCCAGGCGCGCCCGGCCTTCCTGATCGCGACCGATGCGCGCGGCGATGGCGGCTTTGCCCGCACGTCGGACGTGTCGCTGACCTATCGCCAGCAGTTCGGGCGCTGGGGGATCACCGCGAGTGCGGAGCAGGGCAAGGCATGGCTCGGAAACCTGCGGATCGAGGACGGTCGCCACGAACGGGTCCGGGAACGCCGCGGCCTGCATTCGTTCTCGATAGCCGCGGACCGCACGTTCGGCGCGCTCGACACGGCGCTGGGCGTCACCTGGATGCACGAACGCGAGACGGTGCTGGGCGCCCACTTCGCTGACGCCTTGGGGGCGGCGGGCGCGCGAACCCTGTTCCTCGATGCGAACGCGGGATGGTCGCCGGTGCCGGGCTGGCGGCTGGGGGCTGGCCTTCGGCAAGGCTGGACCCGGGCGGACCAGGCCGGTGCCATCGGCGCGGGATCCCGCTTCGTCAGCCGCGCCTGGTCGGCCGACCTTGCCCGGCACGGGGTGTTCGGCCCATCCGATTCGCTCGGCCTGCGCGTTTCGCAGCCGCTGCGCGTGGCGGGCGGCGGGTTGAACCTGACGCTGCCGGTCGGATACGATTACGCGACCCTGCGCCCGCTTTATGCGACGCGGACAATGGCGCTGACCCCCAGCGGGCGCGAGATCGACGGCGAGCTTGCCTGGCGTGGGCCGTTGCTGGGCGGAGACGCGGCGGCGAGCCTGTTTTATCGCGCCGATCCCGGGCACATCGGCGGCCTGCCTGACGACAGGGGCGTGGCGGTCAAGTGGTCGCGGCGCTTCTGA
- a CDS encoding phosphotransferase family protein: MSLAVPGIDAQTAFTGTVTPDAADRLDETRLAAWMEAHIEGFRGPLTQGKFKGGQSNPTYKLTSPSGTYVLRRKPFGKLLPSAHAVDREFKVQSGLHSVGFPVARQYGLCTDDSVIGAWFYVMDLVDGRTIWDGAIPGAAPAERRAVYLEMVDTLAALHSVDLAAAGLADYGRPGNYFGRQVDRWTKQYRLSETERLSSMEKLIAFLPASLPEQTRTSVVHGDYRIDNMIFAHDRADVRAVLDWELSTLGDPLADFTYFCMAYVTENGGRSGVMDSDRAALGIPELEELVERYCAATGRADVPDMNWFFAYNFFRLAGILQGIKKRVIDGTASSAHAKAQSDRVAPLADKAWEFALKAGAR; the protein is encoded by the coding sequence ATGAGCCTGGCCGTCCCCGGCATCGACGCGCAGACGGCCTTCACCGGCACGGTGACGCCCGACGCGGCCGATCGTCTCGACGAAACCCGCCTGGCCGCCTGGATGGAAGCGCACATCGAAGGCTTTCGCGGGCCGCTGACGCAGGGCAAGTTCAAGGGCGGGCAATCGAACCCAACGTACAAGCTGACATCCCCCAGCGGCACCTACGTGCTCCGCCGCAAGCCCTTCGGCAAGCTGCTGCCGAGCGCGCACGCGGTGGACCGTGAATTCAAGGTGCAGTCCGGCCTGCATTCCGTGGGTTTCCCGGTGGCGCGCCAGTACGGCCTGTGCACCGACGACAGCGTGATCGGCGCCTGGTTCTACGTGATGGACCTGGTGGACGGGCGCACGATCTGGGACGGCGCGATCCCCGGTGCCGCGCCCGCGGAACGCCGCGCGGTCTATCTCGAGATGGTCGACACCCTGGCCGCGCTCCATTCGGTCGATCTCGCCGCGGCGGGGCTGGCGGATTACGGCCGGCCCGGCAACTACTTCGGCCGGCAGGTCGATCGCTGGACCAAGCAATATCGCCTGTCCGAAACCGAGCGCCTGTCCTCGATGGAAAAGCTCATCGCATTCCTCCCGGCAAGTCTCCCCGAACAGACCCGCACCAGCGTGGTCCATGGCGATTACCGGATCGACAACATGATCTTCGCCCACGACCGGGCAGACGTGCGCGCCGTGCTCGACTGGGAACTGTCGACGCTGGGCGATCCGCTGGCGGACTTTACCTATTTCTGCATGGCATACGTGACGGAAAACGGCGGCCGGTCGGGCGTGATGGATAGCGACCGGGCGGCACTGGGCATTCCGGAACTGGAGGAACTGGTCGAACGCTATTGCGCGGCAACCGGCCGGGCGGACGTTCCCGACATGAACTGGTTCTTCGCCTACAACTTTTTCCGCCTGGCCGGCATTCTCCAGGGCATCAAGAAACGGGTGATCGACGGGACGGCCAGCTCCGCCCACGCCAAGGCACAGTCGGACCGGGTCGCCCCGCTCGCCGACAAGGCCTGGGAGTTCGCGCTGAAGGCCGGGGCGCGCTAG
- a CDS encoding zinc-binding dehydrogenase, producing MKAAVLVQPNQPLEIEELSIAKPGPHEVLIRTAACGLCHSDLHFIEGSYPHALPAVPGHEAAGVVEAVGSEVRTVKPGDHVVSCLSAFCGHCEFCVTGRMSLCLGADTRRGAGEAPRITRPDGSMVNQMLNLSAFAEQMLIHEHACVAIDRDMPLDRAAVIGCAVTTGAGAVFNAAKLVPGETVAVIGCGGVGLAAVNAARIAGAGRVIACDPVPAKRELARVLGATDVVDALAEDAAEQVIALTRGGVDHAIEAVGRPASAELACKVLRRGGTATILGMMPLDCKVGLSAMDLLSGKKLQGSIMGGNRFPVDLPRLVDFYMRGLLDLDTIIAERIPLAAVNQGFEKMKGADSARSVIVFDQ from the coding sequence GTGAAAGCAGCCGTACTCGTCCAGCCGAACCAACCGCTCGAGATCGAGGAACTGTCGATCGCCAAGCCCGGACCGCACGAAGTGCTGATCCGCACCGCGGCCTGCGGGCTGTGCCATTCGGACCTGCACTTCATCGAAGGCAGCTATCCCCACGCACTGCCCGCCGTGCCGGGGCACGAGGCGGCGGGCGTGGTCGAGGCGGTCGGCAGCGAAGTCCGCACGGTCAAGCCGGGCGATCACGTCGTGTCGTGCCTCAGCGCCTTTTGCGGTCACTGCGAATTCTGCGTGACCGGCCGCATGTCGCTGTGCCTGGGCGCCGATACCCGCCGCGGTGCGGGCGAAGCGCCGCGCATCACCCGGCCCGACGGCAGCATGGTCAACCAGATGCTCAACCTGTCGGCCTTCGCCGAACAGATGTTGATCCACGAACACGCCTGCGTGGCCATCGACCGCGACATGCCGCTCGACCGGGCAGCCGTCATCGGGTGCGCGGTGACGACCGGTGCAGGCGCTGTGTTCAACGCCGCCAAGCTGGTGCCGGGCGAAACGGTGGCGGTGATCGGATGCGGCGGGGTCGGCCTTGCCGCGGTCAACGCCGCCAGGATCGCCGGCGCGGGGCGCGTCATCGCCTGCGACCCCGTGCCCGCCAAGCGCGAACTCGCCAGGGTCCTCGGCGCGACCGATGTCGTCGATGCTCTGGCCGAAGACGCGGCCGAGCAGGTCATCGCCCTGACCAGGGGCGGTGTCGATCACGCGATCGAGGCGGTCGGCCGCCCGGCTTCGGCAGAGCTTGCCTGCAAGGTGCTGCGCCGCGGCGGAACGGCGACGATTCTCGGCATGATGCCGCTGGACTGCAAGGTCGGCCTCAGCGCGATGGACCTGCTCTCCGGCAAGAAATTGCAAGGATCGATCATGGGCGGCAACCGGTTCCCCGTGGACCTGCCGCGCCTCGTGGATTTCTACATGCGCGGGCTGCTCGATCTCGACACGATCATCGCCGAACGCATCCCGCTCGCCGCGGTGAACCAGGGGTTCGAGAAGATGAAGGGAGCAGACAGCGCCCGCAGCGTGATCGTGTTCGATCAATGA
- a CDS encoding acyl-CoA dehydrogenase family protein, producing MDFEPTERQRHWRDRVRHFIDNHVRPRADEFREAHQKDRWGVNPVIEEEKARAKAQGIWNLFMPPQSGRAHVDDTFEFDGPGLTNLEYALCAEEMGRVGWASEVFNCSAPDTGNMEVFHRYGTREQKEEWLKPLMDGEIRSAFLMTEPQVASSDATNIETRIVRDGDHYVINGTKWWSSGAGDPRCKIAICMGKTDFEAKRHQQQSQVLVPLDAEGVHIKRFLPVFGYDDSPHGHMEIVLKDVRVPATNMILGEGRGFEIAQGRLGPGRIHHCMRTIGVAEEALAKMCRRLQVREAFGKPIYKHSVWEERVARARIDIEMTRLLCLKAADMMDKVGNKAAAQEIAMIKVQAPTMALRIIDDAIQAHGAAGVSDDFGLANAYAHQRTLRLADGPDEVHQRAIARIEFARHAPNAGTDDPGFSSGDVGVAR from the coding sequence ATGGATTTCGAACCGACCGAACGGCAAAGGCATTGGCGCGACCGGGTTCGCCATTTCATCGACAACCATGTCCGCCCGCGCGCCGACGAGTTCCGCGAAGCGCACCAGAAGGATCGTTGGGGCGTGAACCCGGTGATCGAGGAAGAAAAGGCGCGCGCCAAGGCGCAGGGTATCTGGAACCTGTTCATGCCGCCGCAGAGCGGGCGGGCGCACGTCGACGATACGTTCGAATTCGACGGCCCCGGCCTCACGAACCTCGAATACGCGCTCTGCGCCGAGGAAATGGGCCGTGTCGGCTGGGCGAGCGAGGTGTTCAACTGCTCCGCGCCGGACACCGGAAACATGGAGGTGTTCCATCGCTACGGAACGCGCGAACAGAAGGAAGAATGGCTGAAGCCGTTGATGGACGGCGAAATCCGCAGCGCCTTCCTGATGACGGAGCCGCAGGTCGCGTCGTCTGATGCCACCAACATCGAAACCCGCATCGTGCGCGACGGCGATCACTACGTCATCAACGGCACTAAGTGGTGGTCGAGCGGCGCGGGCGATCCGCGGTGCAAGATCGCCATCTGCATGGGCAAGACCGATTTCGAAGCGAAGCGCCACCAGCAGCAGTCGCAGGTCCTTGTGCCGCTCGATGCCGAAGGCGTGCATATCAAGCGCTTTCTCCCGGTGTTCGGCTATGACGATTCCCCGCACGGCCACATGGAGATCGTGCTGAAGGACGTGCGCGTGCCGGCCACCAACATGATCCTGGGCGAAGGGCGCGGGTTCGAAATCGCGCAGGGACGCCTGGGGCCCGGCCGTATCCATCACTGCATGCGGACAATCGGCGTGGCGGAAGAAGCGCTGGCGAAGATGTGCCGCCGGCTCCAGGTGCGCGAAGCGTTCGGCAAGCCGATCTACAAGCATTCGGTGTGGGAAGAACGGGTCGCCCGCGCGCGCATCGATATCGAGATGACCCGCCTCCTCTGCCTGAAGGCGGCGGACATGATGGACAAGGTCGGCAACAAGGCCGCGGCCCAGGAGATCGCGATGATCAAGGTGCAGGCCCCCACCATGGCCCTGCGGATCATCGACGATGCCATCCAGGCACACGGTGCGGCCGGCGTCAGCGACGATTTCGGGCTCGCCAATGCCTATGCCCACCAGCGCACGCTGCGGCTGGCGGACGGCCCGGACGAAGTGCACCAGCGCGCCATCGCCCGGATCGAATTCGCGCGCCACGCGCCCAACGCGGGCACCGACGATCCGGGGTTCAGTTCCGGCGACGTGGGGGTCGCCCGCTGA
- a CDS encoding MFS transporter: MTPVTGRVPARLAIGNGLGSAAYGIKDNGFSTFLLLFYNQVLGMDARLVSLALLIALVFDGLIDPVVGHISDRTSTRWGRRLPYLYFAPIPLGMAWILLWSPVGAASFPVLLLSAMAVRAAVAFCEVPSAALVAEITRDYDERTRLTRLRYLFAWGGGLLMLLLAYGVFLPNAMLAREGYRTYGYVGAGLMVAAVLASAFLQHRWIAHPSVVRAPAERAGIGGAFREIRECLGHPAFVVLMMGIAAAIVSQGITFSISNYLYLFVWRFTPLALQLYPLLLFASVIGSFVLVAPLQRRFGKRETAIYAALLGMVFWVIPLTLRHFGLWWPDGSTPSLAGMFVSTFLSNMFSVITGISLSSMVADVVEASEVETGRRSEGTFAAGAFFASKCSTGVGIFITGLLLSFAGVPANARPGQVAPDVIDTLAMTYVGCVALLAIALAVIVRRFPISRADHEARVELLSAAARGDPQARTVHP; this comes from the coding sequence GTGACGCCCGTCACGGGCCGCGTTCCCGCGCGGCTGGCGATCGGCAACGGGCTTGGCAGCGCCGCTTACGGAATCAAGGACAACGGCTTTTCCACCTTCCTGCTGCTGTTCTACAACCAGGTGCTGGGCATGGATGCGCGGCTGGTCAGCCTGGCGCTGCTGATCGCCCTGGTGTTCGACGGGCTGATCGACCCGGTGGTGGGCCACATCAGCGACCGGACTTCGACGCGCTGGGGACGGCGACTGCCCTATCTTTACTTCGCGCCCATCCCGCTCGGCATGGCGTGGATCCTGTTATGGTCGCCGGTCGGCGCGGCCAGCTTTCCGGTGCTGCTGCTGTCCGCCATGGCGGTGCGCGCCGCAGTGGCGTTCTGCGAAGTCCCGTCTGCCGCCCTGGTGGCGGAGATCACGCGCGATTACGACGAACGCACCCGCCTCACCCGCCTGCGTTACCTGTTCGCCTGGGGTGGCGGTCTGCTCATGCTCCTGCTCGCGTACGGGGTGTTCCTGCCCAACGCCATGCTGGCGCGCGAAGGGTACCGCACGTACGGATATGTCGGGGCGGGCCTGATGGTGGCGGCGGTGCTGGCGTCAGCCTTCCTGCAACACCGCTGGATCGCCCACCCTTCCGTTGTGCGCGCTCCTGCAGAACGGGCCGGAATCGGCGGCGCCTTCCGGGAAATCCGCGAATGCCTGGGGCACCCGGCGTTCGTCGTGCTGATGATGGGCATCGCCGCTGCGATCGTAAGCCAGGGGATCACGTTCTCCATCTCCAACTACCTCTATCTGTTCGTCTGGCGCTTCACGCCGCTGGCGCTCCAGCTCTATCCCCTCCTGTTGTTCGCAAGCGTGATCGGCAGCTTCGTCCTGGTCGCCCCGCTCCAGCGCCGGTTCGGCAAGCGCGAGACGGCGATCTACGCCGCGCTGCTGGGGATGGTGTTCTGGGTTATTCCCCTGACGCTGCGCCATTTCGGGCTGTGGTGGCCTGACGGGTCCACCCCGTCTCTGGCGGGCATGTTCGTCTCCACGTTCCTTTCCAACATGTTCAGCGTGATCACCGGAATCTCGCTGTCTTCGATGGTGGCCGACGTGGTCGAGGCGTCGGAAGTGGAGACCGGCCGCCGGTCGGAAGGGACTTTCGCGGCGGGCGCATTCTTCGCGTCGAAGTGCTCCACCGGGGTCGGCATCTTCATCACGGGCCTGCTGCTCAGCTTTGCCGGCGTGCCGGCCAACGCCCGCCCCGGCCAGGTTGCGCCCGACGTGATAGACACCCTGGCGATGACGTATGTCGGTTGCGTCGCTCTGCTGGCCATCGCGCTGGCGGTGATCGTGCGCCGTTTCCCGATCAGCCGGGCAGACCACGAAGCGCGGGTCGAACTGCTCTCCGCCGCCGCGCGCGGCGACCCCCAGGCGCGAACCGTACACCCCTGA
- a CDS encoding acyl-CoA dehydrogenase family protein: protein MADLDQFRSETRAWLEANCPPEMRKPAEGEDDVYWGGRNATFKNDAQRAWFEACRDKGYTVPAWPREYGGAGLSPAEAKVLREEMARIGARPPLSSFGIWMLGPALLHFGTEGQKRHFLNQIARGEIRWCQGYSEPGSGSDLVSLQTFGEDKGDHWIVNGQKIWTSYADKADWIFCLVRTDKANKYQGITFMLYDMDTAGVSTKPIKLISGNSPFCETFFDDVKVPKSYGEDIPAYVGEINRGWDVAKYLLGHEREMISGADSSERGAGIGATLSRQAGGVDPVLRAELAMFDVDALAFSAMGEKFLDEVKVGKAHPAQPNMMKYAGTELNKRRHELMMAAGGSTALEWDSAETRGGAAPRNWLRTKANSIEGGTSEVMLGVIAKRILELPGA, encoded by the coding sequence ATGGCCGATCTGGACCAATTCCGCAGCGAAACGCGCGCCTGGCTGGAGGCGAACTGCCCGCCCGAGATGCGCAAGCCGGCGGAAGGCGAAGACGATGTCTACTGGGGCGGGCGCAATGCCACCTTCAAGAACGATGCGCAGCGCGCCTGGTTCGAGGCGTGCCGCGACAAGGGCTACACCGTCCCCGCTTGGCCCAGGGAATACGGCGGCGCGGGCCTGTCGCCTGCGGAAGCGAAAGTCCTGCGCGAGGAAATGGCCCGCATCGGCGCTCGCCCCCCACTCTCCAGCTTCGGCATCTGGATGCTCGGCCCGGCGCTGCTGCATTTTGGCACCGAGGGGCAGAAGAGGCATTTCCTCAACCAGATCGCCCGCGGCGAAATCCGCTGGTGCCAGGGTTATTCGGAACCGGGCTCCGGCAGCGATCTCGTGTCGCTTCAGACATTCGGCGAAGACAAGGGCGATCACTGGATCGTGAACGGCCAGAAGATCTGGACCAGCTATGCCGACAAGGCGGACTGGATCTTCTGCCTGGTCCGCACGGACAAGGCGAACAAGTACCAGGGCATCACCTTCATGCTCTATGACATGGACACCGCCGGTGTCTCCACGAAGCCCATCAAGCTCATCAGCGGAAACAGCCCGTTCTGCGAAACCTTCTTCGACGACGTGAAGGTGCCGAAGTCCTATGGCGAGGACATCCCCGCCTATGTCGGCGAGATCAATCGTGGGTGGGATGTCGCGAAGTACCTGCTGGGGCACGAGCGCGAGATGATCTCGGGCGCGGACAGTTCGGAACGCGGCGCCGGCATCGGCGCGACGCTGAGCCGGCAGGCAGGCGGGGTGGACCCGGTGCTGCGCGCGGAACTTGCCATGTTCGATGTCGATGCGCTCGCCTTCAGCGCGATGGGCGAGAAGTTCCTCGACGAGGTCAAGGTGGGCAAGGCACACCCCGCGCAGCCCAACATGATGAAATACGCCGGGACAGAGCTCAACAAGCGCCGCCACGAATTGATGATGGCGGCCGGTGGTTCGACCGCGCTCGAATGGGACAGCGCGGAAACCCGCGGCGGCGCCGCGCCGCGCAACTGGTTGCGGACGAAGGCCAACTCCATCGAAGGCGGCACCAGCGAAGTCATGCTGGGCGTGATCGCCAAGCGTATCCTGGAGCTGCCGGGGGCGTGA
- a CDS encoding acyl-CoA dehydrogenase family protein — protein sequence MPLYHTDDQAMLAETAQQFMAEEGAIAKQLRHWRDRDCKDGFGHGLWKQMAEMGFTGLLVPETDGGLGMGHVEAGIVLEEIGRNLTPSPFLTSSVMAATALAVASDEARGRWLPGLVAGESVFAVAIDEGPKHRPETIATRAERSGNGFRLSGTKDFVVYGASADMIVVAARTSGADDDADGVTLFAVPKDAAGLGHNSVRLVDSSMASHLTLDGVELDGDAVIGEVDGGRDVLNRVLDAGRVGAAAEGVGVARGAMDLTVDYLKQRKQFGRLIGEFQALQHRAAHLYSEIEIARAATTKAQQLLDADAPSASLMASVAKAKASRTAGLAVREGVQMHGGIGMTDEYDIGLYMKRDRALAEFMGDAFYHADRVARLSGY from the coding sequence ATGCCGCTCTATCACACCGACGACCAGGCGATGCTCGCCGAGACCGCCCAGCAGTTCATGGCCGAGGAAGGCGCGATCGCGAAGCAGCTGCGCCACTGGCGCGACCGCGATTGCAAGGATGGTTTCGGCCACGGCCTGTGGAAGCAGATGGCCGAAATGGGCTTCACCGGCCTGCTGGTGCCTGAAACCGACGGCGGCCTGGGCATGGGCCATGTCGAAGCCGGCATCGTGCTTGAGGAGATCGGCCGCAACCTCACCCCGTCGCCGTTCCTGACCAGCTCGGTGATGGCGGCGACCGCGCTTGCTGTCGCCAGTGACGAGGCGCGCGGGCGCTGGTTGCCCGGGCTCGTCGCGGGCGAGAGCGTGTTTGCCGTCGCGATCGACGAAGGACCCAAGCACCGGCCCGAAACGATCGCGACCCGGGCGGAGCGTTCCGGCAACGGCTTCAGGCTGTCGGGCACGAAGGACTTCGTCGTCTATGGTGCCAGCGCCGACATGATCGTCGTCGCCGCGCGCACCTCCGGGGCAGACGACGATGCGGATGGGGTGACCCTCTTCGCCGTGCCGAAGGATGCCGCCGGTCTCGGCCACAATTCGGTGCGGCTGGTGGACAGTTCGATGGCCAGCCACCTGACGCTCGACGGGGTGGAGCTCGATGGCGACGCCGTGATCGGCGAGGTCGACGGCGGACGCGACGTGCTGAACCGCGTGCTCGATGCCGGGCGCGTCGGCGCGGCGGCGGAGGGGGTCGGCGTCGCGCGCGGCGCGATGGACCTGACCGTCGACTACCTCAAGCAGCGCAAGCAGTTCGGCAGGCTCATCGGCGAATTCCAGGCGCTGCAGCACCGGGCCGCGCACCTCTATTCCGAAATCGAGATCGCCCGCGCGGCCACCACCAAGGCGCAGCAGCTGCTCGATGCCGATGCGCCGAGCGCGTCGCTGATGGCGTCCGTGGCCAAGGCCAAGGCCAGCCGCACCGCCGGCCTCGCCGTGCGCGAAGGCGTGCAGATGCACGGCGGCATCGGCATGACGGACGAATACGACATCGGCCTCTACATGAAGCGCGACCGCGCGCTCGCCGAATTCATGGGCGATGCCTTCTACCATGCCGATCGCGTTGCGCGGTTGAGCGGCTACTGA